TCTGTTGCGGTAACCTCAAAGGGCCTTCCGGGAAGGTTTCCCCGGGCAATGTTATGGTCCGGATCGTAGATCAGAACTTCGGTGGTGCTCCCCGAGCGCGCCTTCACGCTGTTCCATGAAAGTCCGCTGAGTGCATCATTGACCTTGACGGTCAATTCTGAACCGGAGACCATGATGCGGGAAATGTCGGGAGGAGAGTCATCCACAATCGCTGCGATTTTTCCGGGAATCCAGGTATCGGCTTCGTATCGATTGTCCTTCCAGGTCCCCGCCAGGGGGCGCCACCGGCCTTTCCACTGGTACAGTCCGGCGCGGCTTTTATCAACATCGGATCCTGCCTGAAAGCCCACCCGTAGAGGATGGGTCAGGGGAAGGTCGGAGGGAAGAATTTCCATGACGGGAGAGAGAAAGGGAGATGGAGAGGGAGGAATGGTGTCGGACAGTCGAAGAATCAGGGGAAGCGGAGAGGGTTCGCGATGCATGACGTCGAGGGGACTCAGGTGAATGGAGGTCTTTGAATCGACCCGGGCTCCGAGAGTAAGTGGACTGTCTTGAATCACCGTTTGCCGTTCAGGGTAAGCGGATGCCCCGCTTGAGACGATATAGTGGTCCAGAAGGGCTTCAAAATGGTTTTTGGGAAGGGGTATGGCTCTGGACGGTTTTTCGGATCCGACCAGGGTCAGGGTGGTCGTTGCTTTCCCCGATACAATTTCGAGCTGGTGATTTCCCGGGGTAAGATCCAGGTAGGGAGAGCCTTTCATGGAAGGAACGGGACTGTTTTCCGGAGGGGTAATCCAGTACGTGTATCGGGTAGGCGAGAAGCCGGTGCGTGACCGTTGAAAGATAAACCCCGTAAAGTTCGACCACTCATAGGAAAAGGAAGATAGATCCATGGACATGATTTCCGTTCCATCGAGTCGAGCCGAAAGGTCCTGAAGCCCCCAGCGGGAAGGCCCCGATTCAACGCAGGCGGTCAGTGAAACCCTGACCGGACCCCGGACATGAATGGGCTTTCGGATGGGAAGGGTCAGGGTTGTCGGCTGCACCCCGTCATTTACCGTTGTATCCGGTCCGCCGGGAATCAGGGTTATGGATTCAAACCGGGGACTTCTTCCCCGGGAATAGGACAGGAGACGCAGAGGGTCCAGGGGCTGGTTGGATCGGCGAACTTCAAAATGGAGGTGAGGAAGGCCTTCGCCGCTTTCTCCGCTGTATCCTAAAAGATCCCCTTCTTTCAGATGTACGGGTGGTTTCAGATCCACCCAGTCGGGGAAGGGACCCCGGTCCCTGTATGCTTCAGTCAGGCGGGACTCAATGGCAGGGGAGAAACGGTCCAGGTGTGCATAGACCGAAGTGTTTCCGTCGCCATGGTCAAGGTAGAGCACCTTTCCGTAGCCACGCCAGGTAATGCGGACGCTCGCGACCTTTCCTTCGTGACAGGCGTGTACCGGGAGTCCGGTTTTTCCCCCGGTTGAGAAATCAATACCTCCATGCAGATGAGTGGTCCGATATTCTCCAAAGGAAGAGGTGATCGTGACAGGCGGGTCCAGTGGAAAGATCAGCGCGAGCAGGAGCGATAGGATAACCACAGGCGGGAAAGGATAATAACGGTGAATCCTACGGCGAGTACCGCGGTGTAGGAACGGAAGATCCGTTCGGTAACCTCAAGGTTTCCGCCGAAAAGGTATCCCAGGCCAAAGATGAGGGAACACCAGGCCAGGTTGGAGAGTGCCATGCTTGTAAAGGTATGTTTTGCCGGATGGGAGAGGATACCGGCCAGGGGAAGCATGATCCCCCGGACCCCGGGAAGAAATCGATTTCCGCAGAGAACAATTCCCGCATGGGACCGAAAGACCCGCTCCGCACGCTCCGAGTGGGAAGCTCCCAGATATTTAAAGAGGATCGAATTCAGGATCGGACGACCTACCCGGCTTCCGAGATAGTAGGCGATCATCCCACCAAGGCAGGATCCAAGGACCATCAGGATAAATGTGGTGACCGGAGGCAGAACACTGGCTCCCGCCAGCGTGCTGGCCAGAAGCATGGCCGTGTCTCCCGGTGCCGGAGGGAAAATATACTCCAGCATGGCGAAGAGGAGCAGGACCGTCAGGAGGAAGACGGGTGGGAAGTCGCCGACGAATTGGAGTAAATGTTCCATAGTTTCATTGCTTCATCGAAATGGTTGAGTGCTTCGGATACCTGGCGGTCCTCCATGATCACAGAGCGATAGCCATGTTCCATGCCGTAGCCTGCGGAGAGAATTTCCCTGCGCAGGAAGAAATTTGTGAAGGTCTGATTCTCTTCTTTTGCCAGAGCGGTGTCAAATTCATCCCCCGTGGCAATCCCCTGCTCTACCAGATAATTCCGGAAAAGATCCAGGACCGGTGCGTCGGGCCGAAAGTCCCGCGGGACCGAATGATCCTTCACATAATCCAGGGAAAAATTAAAGTAGGTTCCCCTGGCTAACAGCTTCTGCTGAAAGGGAGGAAGGGGCTGGGATTCCAGAATGACGTCGGGATGAATTCCTCCTCCTCCGTAAACGGTGCGCTTATGGTCGGTTGAAAAGTGCTCAAGCTGATTCAGGTCCGCTTTGTCGTGCCGGTAGTATTTAAAGAGATCATCATAGGGTCGCTGAATGCATCGGCCGGAAGGAGTGAAATACTTGGCTGTAGTGAGCGCAAGGGCGGCTTTGTTGTGGAGCTCATAGACCGACTGAACCAGTCCCTTGCCAAAGGTGTCCGTTCCGGCAATCAGGGCCCGGTCATGATCCTGCAGTGCTCCGGCAACAATTTCAGAAGCGGACGCCGAGCCCGCATCCACAAGGACGACAAGGGGGATTCCGTAGGTCGTATATTTTCCGGGTGCTTTAAACTCCTGATAACTTTGCGGGGTTCTTCCCTTTGTGTACACAACCATCTGATTGGGCTTCAGGAAGAAATCGGCAACTTCCACCGATTGTTCCAGTACTCCTCCCGGATTTCCTCGAAGATCCAGGATGAGACCGACCATGCCCTCGTCTGCAAGCACCTTCAGTTTGTCGCCCAGTTCTTCGGCCGTTGTCCGGTTGAATTCCGAGATTCGCACGTACCCGATGCCATCCTTCAGCATGTGGGCATATCGAACGCTTGTTTCCGGGATGACTTCCCGGACCACGGAAAAGACTAGAGGTTCATCTACCGTGTCGCGGCGGATCGTAATGGTGACTTTCGAACCTTCGGGGCCGCGCAGGAGGTCTACAACCTCGTCGATGGTCAATCCTTCGGTTACGGTATCTTCCACCTGAGTGATGATGTCCCCGGCCCGGATTCCCAGCCGATAGGCCGGTGTCCCCTCAATGGGGCTGATGACCATGATCTTTCCGTCTCGTTTGGAAACCATAATGCCCAGACCCGAAAAGCGGCCCCGCTGTCTCTGCATCATGACGTGATACTCATCGGGAGTGAGAAAGTAGGAATGGGGATCAAGATGAATCAGCATCGATCGAATGGAGTGGTACACCATACGATCCAGAGGCACTTCCTCCGCGTACCATTCGCTGGCGGCGGAGAGCAGGCCGGTGTAGGGACCGAACGCTCCCGAAGCCTCCTTGGGCTGAGTCACGCGCGGACCCAGGACCGCGCCCATCATGGTGGCCACGACAAGGATGAAGAGGGGAACAATCAGAGGGGTGGGGCGCTTCACAACGATATTATACACGATAAGATTTTCTTCCCTGTGGATGGTGACGCGCGGATAGGGTTCTGATATAATGTATGTCCATCATTTTCAGCCATTCAAGGAGGTAGACCATGAAAGTCTATAAGAAGATTACCCTTGTAGGAGTATCGGAAAAGAGTGTCGAAGATGCCATTCAGCTGGCACTGGCCCAGGCATCCAGAACCGTAAAGGGATTATCATGGTTTGAAGTCGGAGAAATCCGTGGTGCCGTAAAAGAAGGAAAGGTCATGGAGTATCAGGTCACACTGGAAGCCGGCTTCCGGGTCCTTGAGGAGGGTTGACATGAAAATCGGAATTAATGGTTTTGGAAGAATCGGTCGCGGTTTTCTTCGAGAGGTCATTTCAAGGAAAGAAACTCTGGATGTCGTTGCCATCAACGATATTACGGATGCAAAAACCCTTGCGCACCTCCTGAAATACGATTCCGTTCATGGAGTCTTTCCCCATGATGTAAAGGCGGGAGACGGAACCGTTATCGTGGATGGAAAGTCCATTGCCGTATACGCTGAACGTGATCCTTCGAACATCCCCTGGGAAAAACATGGTGTTGAGGTGGTCCTGGAGTCCACCGGTCTTTTCCGGAAGAAAGCGGATGCCATGAAGCACCTTCGCGGTAGCGTCAGGAATGTCGTCATCTCCGCACCGGCGAAAGATGAGGATATCACCGTTGTCGTCGGAATCAACGATGACAAGCTCGATGCCTCCATCCACAAAGTTATCTCCAATGCATCCTGCACCACCAACGCAACGGCGGTAACCCTGAAGCCTGTCCTGGACCGCTGGACCTTCGTGGAAGGCTATCTTCTCACCGTGCATGCCTACACCAACGACCAGCGCATCCTGGATCTGCCCCACAGTGATCCGCGCCGTGCCCGAGCCGCGGCCCTCTCCATGATTCCCACAAGCACGGGGGCGGCCAAGGCCGTAGCCCTCGTGATGCCCGAAGTCAAGGGAAAGTTTAACGGTATGTCCCTGAGGGTTCCTACTCCCAACGTCTCTTTCGTCAGCCTTACGGTAACGCTGAAGGAGTCCCCCTCGGTGGATGAGCTCAGGGAAGCCTTCCGCACTGACGCCGGAAGCCATCTCAAGGGCCTGCTGGACTACACGGAGGAACCGGTGGTGTCCATCGATATGAACGGCAGCAGAGCCTCCGCCACTCTCGATGCAACCCTGCTGGACAAGGTAGGTGACAATACCTACGCTATCTTCTCCTGGTACGACAATGAAACGGGGTATAACAACCGTCTGATCGATGTGATCCGTAAGCTATGAACATTCGAACCCTCAGCGATCTCGATCTGAAGGGCCAGAGGGTCTTTGTTCGGGCCGATCTGAATGTTCCGCTGGATGGAAAGGGAGAGGTCATGGATGAAACACGAATTCAGGCGATTCTTCCCACCCTCCGCCATCTCGCGGATCATCAGTGTCCTGTTATCCTGGCCTCCCATCTCGGGAGGCCCAAGGGGCCCGATCCATCTGCCTCACTGGTGGGGGTTGCGAAACGGCTGGCCGAACTGATTGACGGAACGGTCCTCTTTCCCGGCGAGGTGGTGGGTGAACGGGTCACGTCTACAGCCGAAGAATTAAAAGCCGGTGAGGTCCTCCTCCTGGAGAATCTCCGCTTCCATCCCGGGGAAAAGGGAGGCGACCCGGAATTTGCACGGGCACTTCGGGACCTGGCCGACATCTATGTGAATGATGCTTTCGGGACGGCCCATCGAAAAGATACATCCACCTATGATCTGGCCTTCTTATTTGAGCAGCGGGCGGCAGGTCTCCTCATTGAAAAGGAAGTAGCTGCCCTTTCCCGTATTGTTGAAGATCCGGAACGTCCCTTCGTAGCCATCGTGGGGGGAGCCAAGATCTCCGGGAAACTGGAAATACTGAAATCCCTGATCCACAAGGCGAATCTTCTGCTGGTCGGGGGCGGTCTGGCCAATACGTTTCTGGCGGCCAAGGGTTATCAGATTGGAAAATCTCTGGTGGAAGAAGATCTATTGCAGGAGGCACGCAATATCATGGCCCTCGCCCAGCAGCGTCAGGTCATGATTCGCCTCCCGACGGATGCGATCACCACCGACCGGATCGACTCAAAGAACCGGTACCACATTCAGGTCAATGTGATCCCGGTCAACCATCTGATTGCCGACATCGGGGAGCAGACGGTAGGGAAATTTCAGGCCGACATCGCCCGGGCCAAAACTGTTTTCTGGAATGGTCCCATGGGGATCTTTGAAAAGTCCGGGTTTGCGGGTGGAACCAGGGCCATCGCAAAGGCAGTGGCTGCATGCGAAGGATTTACCGTCGTGGGAGGAGGAGAGAGTGTTGCCGCCGTTCATCAGTCCAATGTTGCGGACAGGATCAACCATATTTCCACGGGTGGTGGTGCCTCCCTTGAATTTATCGCGGGGAACAGCCTTCCTGCCCTGGAGGCTCTTGCCCTATGAAGTACCCACTCCTTGCCGCCAACTGGAAGATGAACATGACCCGCGATCAGGCCCGTACCTTCTGCCGGGATCTCACGGCAAAACTGGATCCCGCCTCCCTTTCCCATGTTCTGATCGCCCCCCCCTATACTGCGATTGAGACGGTGGCATCCTGCCTGAGCGGGAGCGTCCGGATTGCTGCGCAGAACTGCCATTTCGCTCCCAATGGAGCCTTTACAGGGG
This Thermoanaerobaculia bacterium DNA region includes the following protein-coding sequences:
- a CDS encoding M23 family metallopeptidase yields the protein MVILSLLLALIFPLDPPVTITSSFGEYRTTHLHGGIDFSTGGKTGLPVHACHEGKVASVRITWRGYGKVLYLDHGDGNTSVYAHLDRFSPAIESRLTEAYRDRGPFPDWVDLKPPVHLKEGDLLGYSGESGEGLPHLHFEVRRSNQPLDPLRLLSYSRGRSPRFESITLIPGGPDTTVNDGVQPTTLTLPIRKPIHVRGPVRVSLTACVESGPSRWGLQDLSARLDGTEIMSMDLSSFSYEWSNFTGFIFQRSRTGFSPTRYTYWITPPENSPVPSMKGSPYLDLTPGNHQLEIVSGKATTTLTLVGSEKPSRAIPLPKNHFEALLDHYIVSSGASAYPERQTVIQDSPLTLGARVDSKTSIHLSPLDVMHREPSPLPLILRLSDTIPPSPSPFLSPVMEILPSDLPLTHPLRVGFQAGSDVDKSRAGLYQWKGRWRPLAGTWKDNRYEADTWIPGKIAAIVDDSPPDISRIMVSGSELTVKVNDALSGLSWNSVKARSGSTTEVLIYDPDHNIARGNLPGRPFEVTATDNAGNTTRRSHK
- a CDS encoding DedA family protein, which gives rise to MEHLLQFVGDFPPVFLLTVLLLFAMLEYIFPPAPGDTAMLLASTLAGASVLPPVTTFILMVLGSCLGGMIAYYLGSRVGRPILNSILFKYLGASHSERAERVFRSHAGIVLCGNRFLPGVRGIMLPLAGILSHPAKHTFTSMALSNLAWCSLIFGLGYLFGGNLEVTERIFRSYTAVLAVGFTVIILSRLWLSYRSCSR
- a CDS encoding S41 family peptidase yields the protein MKRPTPLIVPLFILVVATMMGAVLGPRVTQPKEASGAFGPYTGLLSAASEWYAEEVPLDRMVYHSIRSMLIHLDPHSYFLTPDEYHVMMQRQRGRFSGLGIMVSKRDGKIMVISPIEGTPAYRLGIRAGDIITQVEDTVTEGLTIDEVVDLLRGPEGSKVTITIRRDTVDEPLVFSVVREVIPETSVRYAHMLKDGIGYVRISEFNRTTAEELGDKLKVLADEGMVGLILDLRGNPGGVLEQSVEVADFFLKPNQMVVYTKGRTPQSYQEFKAPGKYTTYGIPLVVLVDAGSASASEIVAGALQDHDRALIAGTDTFGKGLVQSVYELHNKAALALTTAKYFTPSGRCIQRPYDDLFKYYRHDKADLNQLEHFSTDHKRTVYGGGGIHPDVILESQPLPPFQQKLLARGTYFNFSLDYVKDHSVPRDFRPDAPVLDLFRNYLVEQGIATGDEFDTALAKEENQTFTNFFLRREILSAGYGMEHGYRSVIMEDRQVSEALNHFDEAMKLWNIYSNSSATSHPSSS
- a CDS encoding dodecin family protein, with translation MKVYKKITLVGVSEKSVEDAIQLALAQASRTVKGLSWFEVGEIRGAVKEGKVMEYQVTLEAGFRVLEEG
- the gap gene encoding type I glyceraldehyde-3-phosphate dehydrogenase; its protein translation is MKIGINGFGRIGRGFLREVISRKETLDVVAINDITDAKTLAHLLKYDSVHGVFPHDVKAGDGTVIVDGKSIAVYAERDPSNIPWEKHGVEVVLESTGLFRKKADAMKHLRGSVRNVVISAPAKDEDITVVVGINDDKLDASIHKVISNASCTTNATAVTLKPVLDRWTFVEGYLLTVHAYTNDQRILDLPHSDPRRARAAALSMIPTSTGAAKAVALVMPEVKGKFNGMSLRVPTPNVSFVSLTVTLKESPSVDELREAFRTDAGSHLKGLLDYTEEPVVSIDMNGSRASATLDATLLDKVGDNTYAIFSWYDNETGYNNRLIDVIRKL
- a CDS encoding phosphoglycerate kinase codes for the protein MNIRTLSDLDLKGQRVFVRADLNVPLDGKGEVMDETRIQAILPTLRHLADHQCPVILASHLGRPKGPDPSASLVGVAKRLAELIDGTVLFPGEVVGERVTSTAEELKAGEVLLLENLRFHPGEKGGDPEFARALRDLADIYVNDAFGTAHRKDTSTYDLAFLFEQRAAGLLIEKEVAALSRIVEDPERPFVAIVGGAKISGKLEILKSLIHKANLLLVGGGLANTFLAAKGYQIGKSLVEEDLLQEARNIMALAQQRQVMIRLPTDAITTDRIDSKNRYHIQVNVIPVNHLIADIGEQTVGKFQADIARAKTVFWNGPMGIFEKSGFAGGTRAIAKAVAACEGFTVVGGGESVAAVHQSNVADRINHISTGGGASLEFIAGNSLPALEALAL